In Listeria monocytogenes, the following proteins share a genomic window:
- a CDS encoding NAD(P)/FAD-dependent oxidoreductase: MPNEVYDVTIIGGGPIGLFSAFYSGLRSMKTKIIDAEPAVGGKIRYFFPEKIIRDIGGIPAITGANLVANLKEQAETFHPTIVCNERVVDVTRLADGTFQLTSHNGSIHFSKTIVIATGSGTFEVNKLEALHAEDFPSAIHYDVRNIEQFRNKVVAVSGGGNAAIDWAQTLEPIAKQVHLIYRGEDFKAHEESVRELQNSRVEIHIHHEISELIGTNNQLTEINVCCNQTQATKTIQTDALFINHGVKVDLGTMAEWGFEQADFGIVVDDEMKTTVPGIFACGDSATYPRKIRIIAAGLHEGPIAINSAKKYLEPTAADEAMISTHHESFIG; the protein is encoded by the coding sequence TTGCCAAATGAGGTTTATGACGTAACTATTATTGGCGGCGGCCCCATCGGCCTATTCTCCGCTTTTTATAGCGGCTTGCGTTCTATGAAAACTAAAATTATCGATGCCGAACCAGCAGTTGGCGGCAAAATTCGTTACTTTTTTCCAGAAAAAATCATTCGCGACATTGGTGGCATTCCAGCTATTACCGGTGCAAATCTTGTCGCAAATTTAAAAGAACAAGCAGAAACCTTTCATCCGACTATTGTTTGCAACGAGCGAGTAGTTGATGTGACCAGACTAGCTGATGGCACATTCCAACTAACCTCGCATAACGGTTCGATTCATTTTTCTAAAACGATTGTTATTGCAACAGGCAGTGGCACTTTCGAAGTCAATAAACTCGAAGCTTTGCATGCCGAAGATTTCCCATCAGCCATTCATTATGATGTTAGAAACATCGAACAATTTCGCAACAAAGTAGTGGCTGTTTCTGGCGGTGGAAATGCTGCTATTGACTGGGCTCAAACCCTCGAACCCATTGCCAAACAAGTACACCTTATTTACCGTGGCGAGGATTTTAAAGCACACGAGGAAAGTGTCCGAGAACTTCAAAATTCTCGCGTCGAAATCCATATCCACCATGAAATCAGTGAACTAATCGGAACGAACAACCAACTAACAGAAATCAATGTTTGCTGCAATCAAACCCAAGCCACGAAAACAATTCAAACAGATGCACTTTTCATTAATCACGGGGTAAAAGTAGACCTTGGAACAATGGCGGAGTGGGGCTTTGAACAAGCCGATTTTGGCATTGTCGTGGATGACGAGATGAAGACGACGGTTCCTGGCATTTTCGCTTGTGGAGATAGTGCGACCTACCCTCGAAAAATACGCATTATCGCAGCGGGGCTTCATGAAGGGCCCATCGCGATTAATAGTGCGAAAAAATATTTAGAACCTACTGCCGCAGATGAAGCGATGATTAGCACGCATCACGAAAGCTTTATTGGTTAA
- the timR gene encoding macrodiolide transporter TimAB transcriptional regulator TimA: MDEKRLKIIEAAMEEFTEKGYQAASTNKICAKAGVSKGLIFHYFGSKEKLYVAAVSYAVDFATKEVRLEGEHWADFVEMAIWSTKMKLDFNRKYPAVFGLIMQAYGNPPVELKGKLDGFFDKAIERSEAQMNQVLSEMKLKKDVNMDAARKVMAALFKHITETSTVYLQSHPNATMEDFVPLAKDFTEMMRIVEFGICEEKKDLGE, encoded by the coding sequence ATGGATGAAAAACGACTAAAAATTATAGAAGCAGCAATGGAAGAATTTACGGAAAAAGGATATCAGGCGGCTAGTACGAATAAAATTTGCGCAAAAGCTGGTGTTTCGAAAGGGCTAATTTTTCACTATTTTGGTTCTAAAGAAAAGCTTTATGTTGCGGCTGTTAGTTATGCGGTTGATTTTGCGACCAAGGAGGTTCGTTTGGAAGGGGAACATTGGGCAGACTTTGTCGAAATGGCGATTTGGTCAACGAAAATGAAACTGGATTTTAATCGCAAATATCCTGCCGTATTCGGATTGATTATGCAAGCTTATGGAAATCCCCCCGTTGAATTGAAAGGCAAACTGGATGGCTTTTTTGATAAGGCAATTGAGCGGTCGGAAGCACAAATGAATCAAGTTTTAAGTGAAATGAAGTTGAAAAAAGATGTGAACATGGATGCGGCGCGTAAAGTGATGGCGGCTCTTTTTAAACATATTACGGAGACGAGTACAGTCTATTTGCAAAGTCATCCGAATGCGACGATGGAAGATTTTGTTCCGCTTGCGAAGGATTTTACGGAAATGATGCGAATTGTCGAATTTGGGATATGCGAAGAAAAAAAGGATTTGGGCGAGTGA
- the timB gene encoding macrodiolide ABC transporter permease TimB, protein MNILHIEWKTRIKSLVVWAVVVIVILGVFMAFFPSMQSSGMQDLVNTKMNALPQDMMKILHMDSMADLTNIDAYFAYVFQYIFIAACVYAALIGAQALIKEETDGTIEFLYAQPITRTSLVFWKMIGNLLSFVAFWAITFVASVVLVLFLKPSGVDGGNLVMELVRVFSSELLVAAVFMSAGFMVSAVLRSAKQASPVALALVFLTYILGIMAGLNDKVDFFQYFSPINYAIPSEIMNKGITGTNALISCGVIVVMVAMTFVLYKKKDLKV, encoded by the coding sequence CATCTTGCACATTGAATGGAAAACGCGGATAAAGAGTCTGGTTGTTTGGGCAGTTGTGGTGATTGTGATTTTAGGTGTTTTTATGGCTTTCTTCCCAAGTATGCAAAGTAGTGGAATGCAAGATTTAGTGAATACGAAAATGAATGCACTTCCGCAAGATATGATGAAAATTTTGCATATGGATTCGATGGCGGATTTAACGAATATTGATGCCTATTTTGCGTATGTTTTTCAATATATTTTTATTGCGGCATGTGTATACGCGGCGTTAATAGGAGCGCAGGCGTTGATAAAAGAAGAAACGGACGGGACGATTGAGTTTTTATATGCGCAGCCAATTACACGGACTAGTCTAGTTTTCTGGAAAATGATTGGGAACTTATTGTCGTTTGTAGCTTTTTGGGCAATTACATTTGTGGCTTCGGTCGTACTTGTTCTTTTCTTGAAGCCGAGTGGGGTTGATGGTGGTAATTTAGTCATGGAGCTTGTACGAGTGTTTTCTAGCGAGTTGCTAGTGGCTGCTGTATTTATGAGTGCAGGTTTTATGGTTTCAGCGGTGCTTCGTTCAGCTAAGCAAGCCTCCCCGGTTGCACTTGCGCTAGTATTCTTGACGTATATTTTGGGTATTATGGCTGGTTTAAATGATAAGGTCGATTTCTTCCAATATTTTTCACCAATTAATTATGCGATTCCTTCAGAAATTATGAATAAAGGAATTACTGGAACCAATGCCTTGATTTCATGTGGGGTAATTGTCGTGATGGTTGCTATGACATTTGTTCTGTATAAGAAAAAGGATTTGAAAGTATAA